One segment of Chelonia mydas isolate rCheMyd1 chromosome 13, rCheMyd1.pri.v2, whole genome shotgun sequence DNA contains the following:
- the LOC102932855 gene encoding hornerin isoform X5 has product MAAAEPARGRDSQQAAEGCSVPLPDPASWVEGENVWVLELQPYSDPSAGDEAVKLEPQGPFLRSAVRAGKQEMPKPGIAGMLEPEGPFLRSAVRAGKQDMLKPGVGGMLEPEGRFLRSTVRTVKQEVQEPGVAGVLEPEGPFLRSTVRAVKQETLEPEGPFLRSAVRATKQEMPEPGITGMSESERPFLRSAVKAVKQEMLEPGIAGMSELERPFLRSAVRAVKQEMLEPGIAGMLEPEGPFQRSAGENIPWIPEQGRAGGSQHRAVRRNPPRRRQGKNSRYDPPPGRQGGSPLRDITVPQSAAAGGPPHTCATCGKSFSRRSKLSSHQRNHTGDKPHSCGDCGKGFLWRSDLLRHQLMHTGERPHHCPQCGRGFSRASRLLQHQRVHTEASHGMEGSPVPSALQGVHGEPGHGVGQSPGLSEGLGVHTEPGHGVGRSPGLSEGLGVHTEPGHGVGRSPGLSEGLGVHTEPGHGVGRSPGLSEGLGVHTEPGHGVGRSPGLSEGREVHGEPGHGVGQSPGLSEGLGVHTEPDHSMGRSAGLSEGRGVHVEPSHGVVRSLGLSEGLGVHAEPGHGAERTWALTTLQRSHVEPAHGGEGNVAQSPTLFALQGVHGEPCHGAGWSPVLTTLQGSHVEPGHRVGRSPGLSEGLGVHTEPGHGVGRNLGLSEGLGVHTEPGHGVGRSPGLSEGLGVHMEPGNGAERTWALTTLQGVHTEPCHGAGWSPMMTTLQRSHVEPAHGGEGNVAQSPTLFALQGVHGEPCPGAGWSPVLTTLQGVHAEPGHGARWSPVLTTLQGVHVEPCHGAGWSPVLTTLQGVHAEPGHGPGWSPMLTTLQGVHAEPGHGAGWSPMLTTLQGVHAEPGHRAGWSPVLTTLPGVHGEPCHGQEWSPALSALQGIHGEPSHSPEGNPPLIALQRVHAEPWDSAEGNVAQCPTLFALQRIQAEPCYSTEGPTAQRLELIVLQRVHGESCHGAEGSSGLIARQGVHGEPCHGTEQSPALSAVQTVHGQPCHGTEQSPALNAVQTLHGQPCHGTEQSPALNAVQTLHGQPCHGTEQSPALSAVQTVHGQPCHGTEQSPALSAVQTVHGQPCHGTEQRPALSAVQTVHGQPCHGTEQSPALSAVQMVHGEPCHGAESPVAQSLALAALQCLQAGEAQCVIAERGGGLAETPPSPAALVQDNPFQCPECRKCFGRSSYLVKHRRIHGAGKPHQCPQCGKCFSQRSYLCKHRRIHAAAAGKPHECALCGKRFSLRSYLCKHRRIHTR; this is encoded by the exons ATGGCTGCGGCAGAGCCCGCTCGGGGAAGGGACTCTcagcaagctgcag AAGGATGCTCTGTCCCCCTGCCGGACCCGGCGTCCTGGGTGGAAGGGGAGAATGTGTGGGTGCTGGAGCTGCAGCCCTACAGCGATCCCAGTG CAGGTGATGAAGCGGTAAAGCTGGAGCCGCAGGGGCCTTTCCTGAGAAGCGCTGTGAGGGCTGGAAAGCAGGAGATGCCGAAGCCAGGCATAGCAGGGATGCTGGAGCCGGAGGGACCATTCCTGAGAAGCGCTGTGAGGGCTGGAAAGCAGGACATGCTGAAGCCAGGCGTAGGAGGGATGCTGGAGCCGGAGGGGCGCTTCCTGAGAAGCACAGTGAGGACTGTAAAGCAGGAGGTGCAGGAGCCAGGCgtagcaggggtgctggagccAGAGGGGCCATTCTTGAGAAGCACAGTGAGGGCTGTAAAGCAGGAGACATTGGAGCCAGAGGGGCCATTCCTGAGAAGCGCTGTGAGGGCTACAAAGCAGGAGATGCCGGAGCCAGGCATAACAGGGATGTCGGAGTCGGAGAGGCCCTTCTTGAGAAGTGCTGTGAAGGCTGTAAAGCAAGAGATGCTGGAGCCAGGCATAGCAGGGATGTCGGAGTTGGAGAGGCCCTTCTTGAGAAGTGCTGTGAGGGCTGTAAAGCAGGAGATGCTGGAGCCAGGCATAGCAGGGATGCTGGAGCCAGAGGGGCCGTTCCAGAGAAGTGCTGGAGAGAACATTCCCTGGATCCcggagcagggcagagctggcgGAAGCCAGCACCGGGCAGTGAGGAGGAACCCTCCACGGAGGAGGCAGGGTAAGAACAGCCGCTATGACCCCCCGCCGGGGAGGCAAGGGGGCAGCCCCCTGCGGGACATCACTGTGCCCCAGAGCGCAGCTGCAGGGGGGCCACCCCACACGTGTGCCACCTGCGGAAAGAGTTTCAGCCGCCGCTCCAAGCTGAGCTCCCACCAGAGGAACCACACTGGAGACAAACCCCACAGCTGTGGGGACTGTGGGAAGGGCTTCCTGTGGCGCTCGGACCTGCTCCGGCACCAGCTCATGCACACGGGGGAGCGtccccaccactgcccccagTGTGGCCGCGGCTTCAGCCGGGCCTCACGGCTCCTGCAGCATCAGAGAGTCCACACGGAAGCCAGCCATGGAATGGAGGGCAGCCCGGTGCCGAGTGCGCTGCAGGGAGTCCACGGGGAGCCTGGCCACGGAGtggggcagagcccggggctgagtgaggggctgggagtcCACACGGAGCCTGGCCACGGAGTGGGGCGGAGCCCGGGGTtgagtgaggggctgggagtcCACACGGAGCCTGGCCACGGAGTGGGGCGGAGCCCGGGGTtgagtgaggggctgggagtcCACACGGAGCCTGGCCACGGAGTGGGGCGGAGCCCAGGGTtgagtgaggggctgggagtcCACACGGAGCCTGGCCACGGAGTGGGGCGGAGCCCGGGGCTGAGTGAGGGCCGGGAAGTCCACGGGGAGCCTGGCCACGGAGtggggcagagcccggggctgagTGAAGGGCTGGGAGTCCACACGGAGCCTGACCACAGCATGGGGCGGAGCGCAGGGCTGAGCGAGGGCCGGGGAGTTCATGTGGAGCCCAGCCATGGAGTGGTAcggagcctggggctgagtgaggggctgggagtcCATGCGGAGCCTGGCCATGGAGCAGAGAGGACCTGGGCTCTGACTACGCTGCAGAGAAGCCATGTGGAGCCTGCCCATGGAGGGGAGGGCAATGTGGCACAGAGCCCAACCTTGTTTGCACTGCAGGGAGTCCATGGAGAACCCTGCCATGGAGCAGGGTGGAGCCCGGTGCTCACTACACTGCAGGGCAGCCACGTGGAGCCTGGCCACAGAGTGGGGCGGAGCCCGGGGCtgagtgaggggctgggagtcCACACAGAGCCTGGTCATGGAGTGGGGCGGAACCTGGGGCTGAGTGAAGGCCTGGGAGTCCACACAGAGCCTGGCCATGGAGTGGGGCGGAGCCCGGGGCtgagtgaggggctgggagtcCACATGGAGCCCGGCAATGGAGCAGAGAGGACCTGGGCTCTGACTACGCTGCAGGGAGTCCATACAGAGCCCTGCCACGGGGCGGGGTGGAGCCCAATGATGACTACACTGCAAAGAAGCCATGTGGAGCCTGCCCATGGAGGGGAGGGCAATGTGGCACAGAGCCCAACCTTGTTTGCACTGCAGGGAGTCCATGGAGAGCCCTGCCCCGGAGCGGGGTGGAGCCCGGTGCTCACTACACTGCAGGGCGTCCACGCAGAGCCCGGCCATGGAGCGAGGTGGAGCCCAGTGCTAACTACATTGCAGGGAGTCCACGTGGAACCCTGCCACGGAGCAGGGTGGAGCCCGGTGCTCACTACGCTGCAGGGCGTCCACGCAGAGCCAGGCCATGGACCGGGGTGGAGCCCGATGCTCACTACACTGCAGGGTGTCCATGCAGAGCCAGGCCACGGAGCAGGGTGGAGCCCGATGCTCACTACACTGCAGGGCGTCCATGCAGAGCCAGGCCACAGAGCAGGCTGGAGCCCTGTGCTCACTACGCTGCCGGGTGTCCACGGAGAGCCCTGCCATGGACAAGAATGGAGCCCAGCCCTGAGTGCATTGCAGGGCATCCACGGGGAGCCCAGCCACAGCCCAGAAGGGAACCCGCCGCTGATTGCCTTGCAGAGGGTCCATGCGGAGCCCTGGGACAGCGCAGAGGGTAATGTGGCACAATGCCCAACCTTGTTTGCACTGCAGAGAATTCAGGCAGAGCCCTGCTACAGCACTGAGGGACCCACGGCCCAGAGGCTGGAGCTGATTGTGCTGCAGAGAGTCCACGGGGAGTCCTGCCATGGAGCAGAGGGGAGTTCAGGCCTGATTGCCCGGCAGGGAGTCCATGGGGAGCCCTGCCACGgcaccgagcagagcccggcacTGAGTGCAGTGCAGACAGTCCACGGGCAGCCCTGCCacgggaccgagcagagcccggcacTGAATGCAGTGCAGACACTCCACGGGCAGCCCTGCCacgggaccgagcagagcccggcacTGAATGCAGTGCAGACACTCCACGGGCAGCCCTGCCACGGCACTGAGCAGAGCCCGGCACTGAGTGCAGTGCAGACAGTCCACGGGCAGCCCTGCCACGgcaccgagcagagcccggcacTGAGTGCAGTGCAGACAGTCCACGGGCAGCCCTGCCATGGGACCGAGCAGAGGCCGGCACTGAGTGCAGTGCAGACAGTCCACGGGCAGCCCTGCCACGGCACTGAGCAGAGCCCGGCACTGAGTGCAGTGCAGATGGTCCATGGGGAGCCCTGCCACGGAGCAGAGAGTCCCGTGGCCCAGAGCCTGGCACTGGCTGCACTGCAGTGTCTCCAGGCTGGAGAGGCTCAATGTGTCATTGCTGAGCGAGGGGGAGGCCTGGCCgagacccccccatcccccgcagccTTGGTGCAGGATAATCCCTTCCAATGTCCCGAATGCCGAAAGTGCTTCGGCCGCAGCTCGTACCTGGTGAAGCACCGCCGGATCCACGGGGCGGGGAAGCCCCACCAGTGCCCCCAGTGTGGCAAGTGCTTCAGCCAGCGCTCATACCTCTGCAAGCACCGCCGCATCCATGCCGCCGCAGCCGGCAAACCCCACGAGTGTGCGCTGTGCGGCAAGCGCTTCAGCCTTCGGTCCTACCTCTGCAAACATCGCCGCATCCACACGAGATAG
- the LOC102932855 gene encoding hornerin isoform X7 — protein sequence MAAAEPARGRDSQQAAGCSVPLPDPASWVEGENVWVLELQPYSDPSAGDEAVKLEPQGPFLRSAVRAGKQEMPKPGIAGMLEPEGPFLRSAVRAGKQDMLKPGVGGMLEPEGRFLRSTVRTVKQEVQEPGVAGVLEPEGPFLRSTVRAVKQETLEPEGPFLRSAVRATKQEMPEPGITGMSESERPFLRSAVKAVKQEMLEPGIAGMSELERPFLRSAVRAVKQEMLEPGIAGMLEPEGPFQRSAGENIPWIPEQGRAGGSQHRAVRRNPPRRRQGKNSRYDPPPGRQGGSPLRDITVPQSAAAGGPPHTCATCGKSFSRRSKLSSHQRNHTGDKPHSCGDCGKGFLWRSDLLRHQLMHTGERPHHCPQCGRGFSRASRLLQHQRVHTEASHGMEGSPVPSALQGVHGEPGHGVGQSPGLSEGLGVHTEPGHGVGRSPGLSEGLGVHTEPGHGVGRSPGLSEGLGVHTEPGHGVGRSPGLSEGLGVHTEPGHGVGRSPGLSEGREVHGEPGHGVGQSPGLSEGLGVHTEPDHSMGRSAGLSEGRGVHVEPSHGVVRSLGLSEGLGVHAEPGHGAERTWALTTLQRSHVEPAHGGEGNVAQSPTLFALQGVHGEPCHGAGWSPVLTTLQGSHVEPGHRVGRSPGLSEGLGVHTEPGHGVGRNLGLSEGLGVHTEPGHGVGRSPGLSEGLGVHMEPGNGAERTWALTTLQGVHTEPCHGAGWSPMMTTLQRSHVEPAHGGEGNVAQSPTLFALQGVHGEPCPGAGWSPVLTTLQGVHAEPGHGARWSPVLTTLQGVHVEPCHGAGWSPVLTTLQGVHAEPGHGPGWSPMLTTLQGVHAEPGHGAGWSPMLTTLQGVHAEPGHRAGWSPVLTTLPGVHGEPCHGQEWSPALSALQGIHGEPSHSPEGNPPLIALQRVHAEPWDSAEGNVAQCPTLFALQRIQAEPCYSTEGPTAQRLELIVLQRVHGESCHGAEGSSGLIARQGVHGEPCHGTEQSPALSAVQTVHGQPCHGTEQSPALNAVQTLHGQPCHGTEQSPALNAVQTLHGQPCHGTEQSPALSAVQTVHGQPCHGTEQSPALSAVQTVHGQPCHGTEQRPALSAVQTVHGQPCHGTEQSPALSAVQMVHGEPCHGAESPVAQSLALAALQCLQAGEAQCVIAERGGGLAETPPSPAALVQDNPFQCPECRKCFGRSSYLVKHRRIHGAGKPHQCPQCGKCFSQRSYLCKHRRIHAAAAGKPHECALCGKRFSLRSYLCKHRRIHTR from the exons ATGGCTGCGGCAGAGCCCGCTCGGGGAAGGGACTCTcagcaagctgcag GATGCTCTGTCCCCCTGCCGGACCCGGCGTCCTGGGTGGAAGGGGAGAATGTGTGGGTGCTGGAGCTGCAGCCCTACAGCGATCCCAGTG CAGGTGATGAAGCGGTAAAGCTGGAGCCGCAGGGGCCTTTCCTGAGAAGCGCTGTGAGGGCTGGAAAGCAGGAGATGCCGAAGCCAGGCATAGCAGGGATGCTGGAGCCGGAGGGACCATTCCTGAGAAGCGCTGTGAGGGCTGGAAAGCAGGACATGCTGAAGCCAGGCGTAGGAGGGATGCTGGAGCCGGAGGGGCGCTTCCTGAGAAGCACAGTGAGGACTGTAAAGCAGGAGGTGCAGGAGCCAGGCgtagcaggggtgctggagccAGAGGGGCCATTCTTGAGAAGCACAGTGAGGGCTGTAAAGCAGGAGACATTGGAGCCAGAGGGGCCATTCCTGAGAAGCGCTGTGAGGGCTACAAAGCAGGAGATGCCGGAGCCAGGCATAACAGGGATGTCGGAGTCGGAGAGGCCCTTCTTGAGAAGTGCTGTGAAGGCTGTAAAGCAAGAGATGCTGGAGCCAGGCATAGCAGGGATGTCGGAGTTGGAGAGGCCCTTCTTGAGAAGTGCTGTGAGGGCTGTAAAGCAGGAGATGCTGGAGCCAGGCATAGCAGGGATGCTGGAGCCAGAGGGGCCGTTCCAGAGAAGTGCTGGAGAGAACATTCCCTGGATCCcggagcagggcagagctggcgGAAGCCAGCACCGGGCAGTGAGGAGGAACCCTCCACGGAGGAGGCAGGGTAAGAACAGCCGCTATGACCCCCCGCCGGGGAGGCAAGGGGGCAGCCCCCTGCGGGACATCACTGTGCCCCAGAGCGCAGCTGCAGGGGGGCCACCCCACACGTGTGCCACCTGCGGAAAGAGTTTCAGCCGCCGCTCCAAGCTGAGCTCCCACCAGAGGAACCACACTGGAGACAAACCCCACAGCTGTGGGGACTGTGGGAAGGGCTTCCTGTGGCGCTCGGACCTGCTCCGGCACCAGCTCATGCACACGGGGGAGCGtccccaccactgcccccagTGTGGCCGCGGCTTCAGCCGGGCCTCACGGCTCCTGCAGCATCAGAGAGTCCACACGGAAGCCAGCCATGGAATGGAGGGCAGCCCGGTGCCGAGTGCGCTGCAGGGAGTCCACGGGGAGCCTGGCCACGGAGtggggcagagcccggggctgagtgaggggctgggagtcCACACGGAGCCTGGCCACGGAGTGGGGCGGAGCCCGGGGTtgagtgaggggctgggagtcCACACGGAGCCTGGCCACGGAGTGGGGCGGAGCCCGGGGTtgagtgaggggctgggagtcCACACGGAGCCTGGCCACGGAGTGGGGCGGAGCCCAGGGTtgagtgaggggctgggagtcCACACGGAGCCTGGCCACGGAGTGGGGCGGAGCCCGGGGCTGAGTGAGGGCCGGGAAGTCCACGGGGAGCCTGGCCACGGAGtggggcagagcccggggctgagTGAAGGGCTGGGAGTCCACACGGAGCCTGACCACAGCATGGGGCGGAGCGCAGGGCTGAGCGAGGGCCGGGGAGTTCATGTGGAGCCCAGCCATGGAGTGGTAcggagcctggggctgagtgaggggctgggagtcCATGCGGAGCCTGGCCATGGAGCAGAGAGGACCTGGGCTCTGACTACGCTGCAGAGAAGCCATGTGGAGCCTGCCCATGGAGGGGAGGGCAATGTGGCACAGAGCCCAACCTTGTTTGCACTGCAGGGAGTCCATGGAGAACCCTGCCATGGAGCAGGGTGGAGCCCGGTGCTCACTACACTGCAGGGCAGCCACGTGGAGCCTGGCCACAGAGTGGGGCGGAGCCCGGGGCtgagtgaggggctgggagtcCACACAGAGCCTGGTCATGGAGTGGGGCGGAACCTGGGGCTGAGTGAAGGCCTGGGAGTCCACACAGAGCCTGGCCATGGAGTGGGGCGGAGCCCGGGGCtgagtgaggggctgggagtcCACATGGAGCCCGGCAATGGAGCAGAGAGGACCTGGGCTCTGACTACGCTGCAGGGAGTCCATACAGAGCCCTGCCACGGGGCGGGGTGGAGCCCAATGATGACTACACTGCAAAGAAGCCATGTGGAGCCTGCCCATGGAGGGGAGGGCAATGTGGCACAGAGCCCAACCTTGTTTGCACTGCAGGGAGTCCATGGAGAGCCCTGCCCCGGAGCGGGGTGGAGCCCGGTGCTCACTACACTGCAGGGCGTCCACGCAGAGCCCGGCCATGGAGCGAGGTGGAGCCCAGTGCTAACTACATTGCAGGGAGTCCACGTGGAACCCTGCCACGGAGCAGGGTGGAGCCCGGTGCTCACTACGCTGCAGGGCGTCCACGCAGAGCCAGGCCATGGACCGGGGTGGAGCCCGATGCTCACTACACTGCAGGGTGTCCATGCAGAGCCAGGCCACGGAGCAGGGTGGAGCCCGATGCTCACTACACTGCAGGGCGTCCATGCAGAGCCAGGCCACAGAGCAGGCTGGAGCCCTGTGCTCACTACGCTGCCGGGTGTCCACGGAGAGCCCTGCCATGGACAAGAATGGAGCCCAGCCCTGAGTGCATTGCAGGGCATCCACGGGGAGCCCAGCCACAGCCCAGAAGGGAACCCGCCGCTGATTGCCTTGCAGAGGGTCCATGCGGAGCCCTGGGACAGCGCAGAGGGTAATGTGGCACAATGCCCAACCTTGTTTGCACTGCAGAGAATTCAGGCAGAGCCCTGCTACAGCACTGAGGGACCCACGGCCCAGAGGCTGGAGCTGATTGTGCTGCAGAGAGTCCACGGGGAGTCCTGCCATGGAGCAGAGGGGAGTTCAGGCCTGATTGCCCGGCAGGGAGTCCATGGGGAGCCCTGCCACGgcaccgagcagagcccggcacTGAGTGCAGTGCAGACAGTCCACGGGCAGCCCTGCCacgggaccgagcagagcccggcacTGAATGCAGTGCAGACACTCCACGGGCAGCCCTGCCacgggaccgagcagagcccggcacTGAATGCAGTGCAGACACTCCACGGGCAGCCCTGCCACGGCACTGAGCAGAGCCCGGCACTGAGTGCAGTGCAGACAGTCCACGGGCAGCCCTGCCACGgcaccgagcagagcccggcacTGAGTGCAGTGCAGACAGTCCACGGGCAGCCCTGCCATGGGACCGAGCAGAGGCCGGCACTGAGTGCAGTGCAGACAGTCCACGGGCAGCCCTGCCACGGCACTGAGCAGAGCCCGGCACTGAGTGCAGTGCAGATGGTCCATGGGGAGCCCTGCCACGGAGCAGAGAGTCCCGTGGCCCAGAGCCTGGCACTGGCTGCACTGCAGTGTCTCCAGGCTGGAGAGGCTCAATGTGTCATTGCTGAGCGAGGGGGAGGCCTGGCCgagacccccccatcccccgcagccTTGGTGCAGGATAATCCCTTCCAATGTCCCGAATGCCGAAAGTGCTTCGGCCGCAGCTCGTACCTGGTGAAGCACCGCCGGATCCACGGGGCGGGGAAGCCCCACCAGTGCCCCCAGTGTGGCAAGTGCTTCAGCCAGCGCTCATACCTCTGCAAGCACCGCCGCATCCATGCCGCCGCAGCCGGCAAACCCCACGAGTGTGCGCTGTGCGGCAAGCGCTTCAGCCTTCGGTCCTACCTCTGCAAACATCGCCGCATCCACACGAGATAG